The stretch of DNA GAGATCGTCGAACCTTCCGACAGGGCAATAGACCAAATCTCCACCATCCGGGAGGAAGATGCGCTGATAGCCTTGAGCTTCGTCCGTTATTCGAATCACACACTGCGATTATTCCAGATGGCCAAGGATCGCGGCGCAAAAGCCATTGCCATTACAGATGGTTTATCATCGCCTCTGCTCACAGCAGCCGATTATTCGTTCATGGCTTCCAGCAAATCTCCTTCGCTGACGCATTCCCTGACGGCCCCGATCAGCCTGATTCATGCTTTCATCGCTCTGATCGGAAAAGAAAAGGCCGATGACGTAAAAAAACGCCTTCGCACAATCGAACAGGCGTGGCGTGATTTTAAAGTGTTTTCCAATTTCAAACCCCCGACATCTTGATCGGGGGTCATTTTTTATTTATAAGCAGCCTCTGCTGCCGGCAAGTAACTATAGACGGCTTTTACATAATGAATATCTCCGTAACATGCATCCAATTCCTCCGATTCCGGACGTATACAGCGATAATCTTCCGGATTGTCGAGCTTTGCATATTGTTCTTGAGAAAATTGAATTGCCAGCTCTTCACTGAATACCCCGCCATTCTCATTGACAAAACCAATGAATCCCGGACCGAAATTATAAGCCTGGATCGCAACATCCTGTTCTCCATTTGCTTTCTTCAGCATATCAAGGAAGTGGTCGATACCATAGGCGATGGACTCTTCTGGATCCTGTATACAGCCCGGCTCTCCACACTTGCTTTCAGAAGCTTGCATCGGGTCGTCTCCCCTGCCGCCCGACTCCTGCATCATGATGGAGAGCACAAGCGGCGCCAGCGATTCCTGACCTGCTCCGGCTAATTCCTGCTCGATTGTATCCCGATAAGCTAATACATCCTCGGAAAGCATCCTCCCCTCTTTCTGCTCCCTGCCGCTGTTGTCCACCACGACAGACAGGAAAAACAGAAAAAAGAATAAGCCCAAACCGAATAAAAGCACTGTACCGAAAGCATATAAAAGTGATTGCTTTTTCCTGTTACGCTTCTTTTTCACCCTTCTCACCCGCCATATGACGTTTTCGCAGAAGCCATCCCCATCCCAGTGAAAGAAGGAGGCTTCCCAGACAGAGAACAATCAGTATATTCCAAAACGGCGGTCTGTATGTGAAGACTATATGGTTTTCCCCATCCTGGAGCTTCACTCCCAGAAACGCATAATCAGCCTTCAGGAGTTCCTGCTTCTCGCCATTCACCGATACTTGCCAGCCCTTTTCGTATGGCACAGGTATTTTCAAATAGTCCTCACCATTCTGCTGATTATCGTAGTCTACTATCACCTGGTTATTATGGATCAAAAATGGTATCTCCTCAGCTTCCGCTGCAGTCTCTTCAAGTTTTTGGTAGTCTTCATGCTGCAGCTGAAAGTCTTTGATGGTATAATTCCCCTTCGGCAGTCTTATCCGAATCGTATCAGCTGCCTTGACCCGAATGGTCAAGTCATCGACTTTCGTACGGTAAATCGATTGCTGGGATTTCCGGTCTGTTTTGAACTCATTGACTGCCAAATCATATAATGGCGCACTCGGATCATTATTCTTCAGGTAGAAGCTGATGTAATAATCCCCTGTCTGTGGCAATCCTTCATCGAGCCGCAGATCGAGACCGCCTTCCTCTTCATCCACCTGGAGCTGTCCATCCTGGTAAGTGCCTCCTGCAGCCTCCACCGTCACCTGATCCATCAGATCCGGAAGTGAATCTGCATCTTCACTCGATTCACCATCAGCGAGGACGATCCCATCAAGCATTGCATGCTCCCGCTCCAGCGGTGTATGACTTTCCAGATCCTTCTCCTGGAACACATCATCAGAAACCTTCGCAAATGGTAGCATATTGTCATTCCGATAAACGACATAATTGCTGCTGGCCATGTACGGCTCAAATCCGTAAGGCGCATCAATCGGTTCCTGTTTATCGTACATGATGTATTTCCCATTCAGCAAACCGTACAGATTCGCTCTGTTTCCAAAGCCTGAATAGCGGCTCACGCTTTCTCGTTTCATATCAATATTCAGGTCATAATAATAGAAAAACAGCAGTTCCTTATTCAAAATGCTCGAATAGATACTGACACCCGGAAAACTTTGAACCAAATTCGTATTATTCCGATTATCCGTCTTCCATTCGAGTCTGGTAAAGGTCCCATCCGATTCGAGTACATCCTGAATCAATTCCTGCTGTTCGCTGCTGGCATACTTGTCACTTTTCAGGAATTGGAGCGTGGAATCCTCCACATTGCCAGCACCGGACAGCTGCTTTTCCTGATGGGCATTGATAAGGGGAATGTAAGTCGCAAAGACAACAATAAGACAAAGTCCCAGCATCCATGCTTTCCTTTTGAACGTATAAATAAGGAAAGCAGCCATTACCAGCGCAACACCCCTCCAGACGTACCTCGCCCAGTCGTCCTCCCAATCCAGCGTCACATCATGGCGCAGATGGAGGCCGTACAATAGCACCGCAAGTCCAATCGCCAATAGCAGATGCGCTTTCCTCACCTTAGGCAAAAGTGTCAGACCGACAGCAATGGTTCCGGCAATGACAAACATGGACAAATATTCGAAACGATATTGCGGAGCGGAGAAGCCATTGAAAATGCTCGCGATACGGGGGCTTCCCTGGAAGAAAATGAACAAGATGCTCAGCAGCGCAAACAATCGGAATAGCTTGTTCCTATAGAATCCTGCCACACATACAAGGATGACAAATAAAGCAGGCACAAGCAGCGTCCTGCTCGTGAACAGGATATTATCCTCATTCCCATAAAACGGAATCGGGTCGTCAAAAGCCGGCCGGTAATTATTCAAAAATGCATAGACAGACGGTATGAATGAAATCGAACCGATTCCGAAACCAAGCAGTAAAGCAGGAATGAAATAGAGCAGCTGAGACCTGATTGGCAGCTCATCCTCTGATAGCTTGATAACCCAGCGAGCTATGACATAGATTCCGATAAAAATGAAGTTTATGTATGAAAAGTAGAAATTATCGAAAACGGATATCGCCACAGCAGCAATGAACCAATAAGGTTTCCGTTCCCTGATGATTTTTTCCACCCCCAGCACAAGCAGCGGCAGCCACAAAAAGGCATTGGAGAAAAACTCCCAATATACGACATGCCGGAAATAGATGGCGCTGCCCGCATAAAAACACGCCCCGGCAAATGCCGGCAGAAACGGTATGCGAATATACCGGAAGACTGCAACTGCAAGCAAAAGCGCTGTTGTAAGACGGATGATGCTGACAGGCAGGATGGCTTTCGCCCAGGTAATGACATCCGGATTTCCGATGACATTGGCAATATCGAGAACCTTTATCACAAGCATTGTCAGCAGATACACGATGCTTGTAGAAAAATAATAAGCCAGCTGACTGTATATGCCCCCTCCGAGTCCGAAAGAGAACGAATAGAAAAGGTTCCCCTGTGTATATTGCTCATACAAGTGCTGCTTGAACGGCAGCATCTGCGCCATTCCATCATTCGGTCCGAGCATGATGCGGCCATCCAAGTATTCCCTGATGAAATGCATATGTACCAAAATAGCAAATGTGAGCGCTGCTGAAACAAGCAGCACCACTTTCCACCTACGCTTCATTTGTCACATCCTCACGTCCACTCTTCATGATTTTACTGGTGATGACAAACGTGATCGGCACAGTGAAGAAAACAGCTGCGATTGGTGCCACTGTACCATTCCAGCCGAAGCCCTCGATGAAAATGTATACGAGGACGGAAGACACTGTGATATTGACAGCCTGCGTCAGCGGAAACTGGAAGAATTTCCGCCAGGTCGGTCTTACACCGTACGTAAAGTAACTATTCAAGAAAAATGAAAAAACCATGCTGATGATGATCCCGATCCAATGGGATACAAGATAATGCACATCCGCCAGCTGATAAAAGAGCAAGTATACCAGATAATAACAGATTGTGTTCAGCACACCGACAATGATAAAACGAGTGAATTCAAGCTTCCATATTTTTTTCATAATGTTTCCTAGCCTCGATATTTGTATCTTTTACTAAGTAATGCGGTCTCCGTTTGGTTTCATTGTAGATCCGGCCGATATATTCCCCGATGACACCCAGGCTGACCAACTGCACTCCGCCCAGGAACAGGATGGCAGTGATCAAAGTGAAATAACCCGGTGTGACGACTCCGCGGACCAGCACTTCCACGAATGTATAAAGGATGTATGCCAGTGATAGGAATAACACGATGAAGCCGGCATACAAGCAGGCACGCAATGGTTTTGTGTTGAAGGATACGATACCATCTATGCCATAATCGAGCAATTTTCCAAACGACCATTTTGATTTACCGTTTTGGCGGCAGACATTATCGTAATAGACTGTTTTCTGTTCGAACCCGATCCAGGAAAATAAACCTTTCGAAAACCTATTGCCCTCACTCAGGATCAATAAGGCGTCGATAGCCCTGCGGCTAAGCAAACGGAAATCACCGACTCCATTTTGGATCCGGACATCAATGAATCGGTTGATGATTTTATAGTACATCGTCGAAATAACTTTACGCGGGAAGCTTTCCCCTTTTCTGTTTCTCCGGGCGATCACTTGATCATACCCCTCTTCAAATCCGGCCAACAACTCATGCAGCAGGGAAACAGGATGCTGTAAATCAGCATCGATGACGACCGCACAATCCCCTTGGGCATGCTGAAATCCGGCCAATATCGCCGCCTCTTTTCCAAAATTCCTTGTGAATGACAAATACCGCACATTATAATGCATATCCGCTAACTCTTTCAGTTCCAATAGCGTGGTGTCAGAACTGCCATCATCCACATAGATCACTTCATAATCATAGGATGAATATTGTAATTCCTTGGCAAGTTCATCATAAAAAACCTTTACATTTTCCGCTTCATTAAACGAAGGCACAATTACGGATAGTAATCTCCCAGCCATTCTTTTCCCTCCATTTAGGTATAAACCATTCTCTATGTATTGTTAAAATTGTGAGCGGCTTGACTCCTTATTATACTTCACTACCCTTAATTCGTCAGTTTACATCCTGTTCAAAAGAGGAAATATGTGTAAAAGATAAGTAAAAAAGCTGCCGAAGATGCGTAAATTAGCAGCAATAGACCTGGATGGAACTTATCTCCATGCTGCATGCTGATGCTGTTAAAAAATCACAGCAAAAAAGGGGCTGGAATCATCGGCAGCAAAGCATCGAGGGAAAATGCACTGAAAAACCCGCAAAGAAATTAGACTTTAGTAAAGGCGAGATCATTGCCGTCGGCGACAGCATGAATGATCGGATCGTGCTTGAGACCGCAGGGACAAAGGTCGTTCTGGGCAATGCAGCTGAAGAAGTGAAACAGCATTGCGATTAGACGACCAACACCAATGAAAAAGACGGCGCTGCCAGTATGCTCGAATGGGAAACACAAAAATAGAGGCTGATTTCAGCCTCTATTTTTGTGGTATTCGATTGTACTATATACTTGCGCGCTAGCTGATGGATCCAGATACAGCTTCGCACTATTGACTGCAGTGATCGCCTCAGCGAACCCTGTCGCAATCAGCATATTCTTATTGGGATACTGAACAGCGTCCCCGGCTGCATAGATACCTGGCACATTGGTCGCCATCGCTCGATCAACGATGACTTTATTCTTGTCCGTCTCGATTCCCCAGCTGGCAAACGGTGTTTGCGTCAGATTGACATTTTCATAATAAAGCAGGGCGTCCGTTTCATGCATCATCTGTAAACCTTCCTGATCCACCAGCAATGTATGCAATCCTCCGCTGTTCCCAATCAGCTTGGTCACTTTATGATTGTACTTGACCTGTATCGAGGTTTCCTCCAACGCTTCGATCACATGAGGAGGAGTATATAGGAAATAATCCTGCTGATTAAGTAATGTTACTTCCTTCGCTGTCTTCTCTAGTGCCATCGCCCAGTCAATGCCGGTCCTATTCATTGCATAGACAGTGACGCGCATATCACGGAATCGCTCAGCCGACTTCAAATAATAATGAAGATTCTTTCCTTCATAAAGCGGCGCCTCCGCAAGCCGCAGCGGTTTCATCTGATAAGTTCCCATTCCGCAGGCAAGGATGATTGTCCGAGCCATATACAGCTTGCCGGCAGTCGTTCCCACTTCAAAAATATCGTTTTGCTGTTTTCTCACCTGTTCGACAAATTCTCCACTCACGACTTCAGGCTCTGCCGATCTGCTTTGCTCAAGCAATTTGCCGACCATCTCCTCTCCCGTCGCGACCGGGTATGCACCTACATCATAAATTTGCTTTTCCGGATAAAACTGCGCCACTTTCCCGCCAAAATCCGATGAAGCTTCGATCAATAATGTCGTCATCCTCCGCAGCTTTGTATAAAAGGATGTATAGAGACCGGTTGTGCCTCCTCCTATGATGATCACATCGTATATAAAATCATTTCGCAATTGGCTATCCTCCCTGCTGCTTGATTTCCATGATAATTCCTCTGATAGAGGGTTACTTTTTCACACTCACACACAATGTATCCAAGCCTATTTTACTGTAAAAAAACTTAAAAGTTATTCACAAAGTATTTTGCCGGGTCGGATACTGTCACCCTTGCTGCATGCTTCCTATTCATTGCAGCTCCCTCAAGCTATATCGCAATTGAATACGCGCCCAGCAGGTTAAACTGCGCGACAGCAAGATACAAATACGGCTTTAGACTCAACTTCGGCGAATCAAAAGCCAGCCGATTACAATATATCGCAAATCATGACGAGTTGACGAATATACCGGATCGCCGCTGCTTCGAACAGCAGTTTTTCACTATTCGACAAAAGCTTACAAGTGAGCGTGCTCCACAAAAAAAGAAGACGCCTCCTGCATAACAGGGTCGCCTTCTTTAATATTCTGCTCTATCTTCCTTCTCCATCCAGGCCTTCATCGGATCTGATGTTTCCTTGTCACGGAGCTGCACCGTATGAATCTTCCGCTTCTCATATGGTTTCCCGATTTCCTGATAAATGAAATCATCATCAAAACCGATTGCAGCAGCATCCTTTTTCGTATAAGCGAAATACAACGCCTTTGGGCGAGCCCAATAAATTGCTCCCAAACACATTGGGCATGGTTCACAGCTGGAATAAATGATGCAATCCTTCAATTCGAAATGCCCAAGATTGCTCGTTGCATCGCGTATGGCCTGTATTTCGGCATGGGCGGTCGGATCATGAAGACTCGTGACCAAGTTCGTTCCTTGTCCGATGATTTCCCCATCCCGGACGATGATAGCACCAAATGGTCCTCCTTTACCGCTATTTACGTTCTCAACAGCAAGCTTACAAGCATAATCTATGTAATGATGATGATCCACTTTCATCTCCTCCTACAGCATACTTACTTTCAGTATAGAATTTTTCATAATTTTTAGCCAGTAAGTCTGGATAGAATGCCGCAGAATCAGGAACAATAAACTTGTTACTTTTCGTAACCTCATATATAATGAAACATAAAAGATTAAGTAAACAGCGCTTTTGAAGAGGTGATGATAGATGAAATCCGCAGAATTATGCCCACGCTTTGAATCAGGAATGGAGCTTCTCAGCAAACGTTGGACTGGGCTTATCATTTTCCGCCTCTTAGAAGGATCACAGCGATTCTCTGAATTGGAATCTTCCCTGCCGATCAGCGGCCGTTTGCTCTCTGAGCGTCTCAAAGAGCTGGAAGCAGCGGGTATCGCAACAAGAACAGTATATCCGGACACACCTGTCCGTATTGAATATGAACTGACAGAAAAAGGTCATGCATTGCGCCCTGTGATTACTTCTATAAGAGAATGGGCGGAAAAATGGGTTACATTGGATGAAAGCGCTCCAACAAAACACTAATTTTTTTAACAGCCTGTCCCAGACATAGGACAGGTTTTTTTGTGTGATTTTATTCCGAATTGTGAAAATATTACTAAAAATCATTTACATTTTTTCTTAACGGGTATATACTTAAGAGATCATACTGGATAGGAGGTGGGGAGGAAATGCAACGTAAAGCTGCTCTTTTGTTTATTGGCCTTGTATTGTCGATCACATTGCAAGTAATGGTGCTGCATCCGATGTTTCATTTAGGGACAAATGACATCCAACCACAGCACGTCGTCATCCATAAGGCCGATTTACCGGATGATGAAAAACATTGGTTTCCGATCATAACACAAACAGCAGTCCTGACTTTTCTGCCATTGCTGCTTGTCCCGATTATGTTACAAGCACGTATGCTGCAGACCAAGCAGGCAGTCCGGCATTTCCTGCTGGCCGTCTTCTATCAATCGAGTTATCGCTGAATAGTCCTCCTTTTGCTTTAGGTTGTTTTAGCAATCCAAAGGAGGGGACGAAAATGTTTGTGGCAAGAGCGATCATGGTCATAGCACTTTCTGTTAGCGCACTATCCATCCTTGCATACCAAGGTATTGAATTTGTGCATGCGATTTCAGACCTATTCAGCAAAAAAGGATAATAGAAAAAGAGCGTATTCTTGAGGGGGAATACGCTCTTTTTCTATATTAATCGATTAACTTGCCGGGATTCATGATTGCACGCGGATCGATCGCCTGCTTTATCGTGCGCATCAAATCGTACGCTGCCCCATGTTCCTTTGATTGATATCGCTTCTTGCCTACTCCTACCCCATGCTCGCCTGTACAGGTTCCATCATGCGCCAGCGCATAGTCCACAATCTCTTCATGAAGCTGTTTCGCTGCAGCCACTTCACTCGCATCCGCAAAATCCGCCATTGCGATGATATGGAAATTCCCGTCACCCACATGTCCTACAATACCAGCTTCCAAGCCGCTTTCATCCACTGCCCGTCTTGCATGGAGGATTGCCCCGGCAAGCTCGGATATAGGCAAGCATACATCCGTGACAAGCATTTGTTTAGTCGGCGCTCCTTGTATGTAGTAATAAGCAAGATTATGTCTTGCATCCCATAATCTCTCCTGAGCACCCATGTCTGTCTCGGCAAGGAATTCTACTACCTCAAAAGGCTTTAATAGCTCCTCCATCCGTTTAAGCTGATGCTGGAGATGCTCAGTTTCCCCGTTCAATTCGAAGAAAATCGTCGGCTGTTCGATATAGGCTGTCTTGGCGAAATGGTTGACGTGCGCTACAGAGGGTGCATCCACGAATTCAATCCGCGCCAAATCCAGCCCAGCGGTACGAAGTCTTACGACAGCCGTGACTGCTTCTTCAAAATCACGGAAGACTGCACGTGCAGCCACTGTCGCCTCCGGTATCGGATACACACGGAGTGTAAGCTCCGTAATGATGCCAAGGGTGCCTTCCGAACCGGTAAATATCCCCGTAAGATGTAATCCTGAAGAAGATTTCAGCGCTTTTGAACCTGTATGGATGATTTCCCCGCTTGGCAATACTACCTCCATATCCAGTATATTATCCCGCATTGTGCCGTATTTCACTGTATACGAGCCGCTCGCATTCGTTCCAGCCATTCCCCCAAGCGTCGCTTCCGCCCCGGGATCGACACTGAAGAATAATCCATGCTTCTTCAGGGCATCATTCAATTGGAACTGCGTCAGCCCTGCTCCGACGACAACGTAACCGTCTTTATCTCCAATGGCCTTCAGATCATTCATCAAACCAAGGTCCAGGGAGATTCCTCCGTCATAAGGAATTGCATGTCCCTCCAAGCTGGAGCCTTTCCCAAAAGGAGTGACAGGAATCCCATATTCGTTGGCAAAAGAAAGGATCGCGCTGACCTCTTCCGTGTTTTGAGGGAAGACAACAGCATCGGGATCTGCCGCAGGGTGATAGGATGCATCATGATTATGCTGACCGATGACTGCAGCCGCTGTCGATATCCTCCCTGGATTCACAATCTTACTCAGTTCTTTCACAATGTCCATACCTAGCTGCACCTTCTTTCCATATATAAATAAGCTTAACATGAAGGCTGCGAATTAAAAAGCAGAATAGTTAGAATAAACAAACGCATTATAAAAAAACGTTCATGTATATTTTTCTAAGTAAAAAAAACAATAAAAAAGTAAAAATCAAATTTATTTCACATCTGTAAAATACTTTGATGCCGCGGTTTTCCGGAACGCCAATCAGTATGTGAAATATCACACAAACTCGATAAATGCAATAGTTATTTTAAATACTTTGTTAAAATTGATTAACAATTGATTAGTGATAGAATTATTTATGGCAGTTACAAAAGGTAAGTAATCATTCGAAAAGGTGGAATCTGATATGAACACATATCGCAATAATGAAGATGGATCCATTTCCACTTCTCTAAGAGGTAAGAACTTAATTTCAAATCCTTTTCTAAATAAAGGTGTCGCTTTTACAAAAGAAGAACGGGCAGAGCTTGGTCTTGAAGGCGTATTGCCAGCGACCGTATTGACATTGGATGAGCAAGTGAAGCGTGCTTACGAACAGTTCAATGCACAGCCTAACAACTTGCTGAAAAACAATACATTGAACCAGCTTTACAATCGTAACGTGGTTCTTTACTATCGTCTTTTGACTGATCATCTAAGCGAAATGCTTCCTGTCGTTTATACTCCGACTGTAGGACAAGCCATCCAGGAATACAGCCATGAGTACACACGCCCAGGCGGTGTTTATCTTGATATCAACAATCCGGACGGCATCGAGCAAGCATACGAAAATAATTTGCTTAATTCAGATGAAATCGACTTGATCGTAGTCACTGACTCCGAAAGCATCCTTGGAATCGGCGACTGGGGTGTCGGCGGCCTGAATATCTCCATCGGTAAATTGGCTGTATACACAGCAGCTGCTGGCATCGACCCTAACCGTGTACTTCCAGTCGTAATCGATGCTGGTACAGATAATGAAAAATTGCTTAACGATCCGCTTTATGTCGGTAACCGCCATAAACGTGTACGCGGCGAGCAATATGATCAATTCATCGATGCTTTCATCAGCAAAACAGTAGCGAAATTCCCTAACGTACTTCTACACTGGGAAGACTTCGGCAACCGTAACGCTCGCAACATCATTGATAAGTATGGCGACAAGATCCTTACTTTCAACGATGATATCCAAGGAACTGGCGCCATTACACTTGCAGCTGTGATGAGTGCTTGCAAAGTAGCTGGCACACCAATCAGCGAGCAGCGCGTCGTTGTATTTGGTCCTGGTTCTGCAGGTATCGGTAACGCAGACCAAATCGCTGCTGCCATGGTACTTGATGGCATCTCCAAAGAAGACGCATTGAAAAACTTCTGGGCTATCGACCAACGCGGTCTTTTGACTGATGACATGGATGGCATTGCTGATTTCCAGAAACCATACCTTCGTTCTGCTGATGAAGTAAAAGACTGGAATAGAGAAGATGGCATCATCGGACTAGCTGAAGTCATCCGCCAAGTGAAACCGACTATTTTGATTGGTACTTCCGGTCAAGCTGGTGCATTCAGTGCCGAAATCATCAAAGAAATGGCAAAACACGTAGAGCGTCCAGTCATCATGCCTATGTCCAATCCGACTCCGCTTGCTGAAGCAATTCCGAAAGACTTGCTTGAGTGGACTGACGGTAAAGCATTGATCGCAACAGGAAGCCCGTTCGACCCTGTTGAATACAAAGGTACGACTTACCACATCGGTCAAGCGAACAACGCCTTTGCTTTCCCTGGTCTTGGACTTGGCTCCATTGCTGTAAAAGCAAGCCGCATCACTGATTCCATGTTTGCCGCTGCAGCCAATGCAATCGCGGACATGGTTGAAAGCAATGTACAAGGCGGTTCCTTGCTTCCAGCAATCGACGAACTTCAACCTGTTTCAACCGCTGTTGCAGAAGCAGTTGCCAAAGCTGCAATCGAAGACGGCGTATCTGATGCAAAACCTGAAGAAATCAAAGACCTTATTGCTAAATCTGTATGGAAACCAGAATACAAAACCATCAGAGGCTAAGATTTTAAAGAATTTCTCATGGTGCAGGTGACTCCTTCATAAGGAGGCACCTGTATTAATTTTGACAATTCGAGCAAGATAACTACTGTAGGGAGTGGAATGAACATGAGTTTTGGTGAAATTTTCATCATTCTAATACCGATCTTCTTCGTAATCCTTCTTGGATTCATCGCAGGGAATCGGGGCATATTCAACAAAGAAACATCCAAAGGGATCAACACACTTGTAACAAAAATCGCATTGCCAGCACACTTATTCGTCGGGATCACAACTACTTCCCGTGAAACGATTTTCGATAAAGCTTCTTTCCTTGGAGCATTGATCATCGGTGTTATCGGATTCTTCATCGTTGTACTTCTTGTCACTAAATGGACTACTAAATACGATTTCGTACAATCAACGATGCTTTCCTTGAACTCGACTCAGCCAACGTTCGCCTTCATGGGTATCCCGGTTTTGGGAAGTCTGTTTGGCGCCGAAGCAATCGCTATTCCAATTGCTTTGATGGGTATCATCGTTAACGCATTACTTGATCCACTGTCCACCATCCTTGGTACAGTAGGTGAACGTAACCGCGGTACAGGATCAGATGAAAAACAAGAAAGCTTGTTCAAAGTAACAATGAAATCCATCCTGCATGGTCTCAGCGAGCCGCTTGCTTGTGTACCTATCATCGGTTTGCTTCTTGTGCTTATCTTTAACTTCCATCTGCCTGAATTAGGCGAAAAATCACTAGATCAAATCGGTGATGTCGTATCCGGTGTTGCATTGTTTGCAGTCGGTGTCACAATCGGTATCAATAGAATCAAACTAAGCTTCTCTGCATTCTCGATCGCAATCCTGAAAGCAGTCGTTCAGCCGCTTGCTATGATTGTCATCGCGCTTGCACTTGGTTTGAAACATGATGATCTTGTAATGGCAGTATTGCTTGTATCCTTCCCAGGTTCCGCGGTTGCATCCATGATCGCAATTCGCTTCAAAAGCTTGGAAACAGAGGTTGCTTCCGCTTTCGTAATCAGTGCCATTATGTCCATCATCACCTTGCCGTTCCTGATCACGGCGATAATGTAAAAATAAAAGGAGTATCCCCTGATAGAGGGGATGCTCCTTTTTTTATTTGACGGCAGGAAGGTCATCTGATTTCGACATTTCGTCTCGCAAGTAATCCATGTATCGTTCCAGAGTGGTCAGAATTTCATCTCGTTCATCATCCGACAAGTCACCGGCATGCTGCAACTTTTTATATGGATATGCACTCACTTTACTTCCTTCCTTTCATTATAAGTTGATTATATTTATAACTACTGTATACCCCGCTCCCAAGGCAAGAAACATATGTAATACAAATGTAACGGAATTTTCAAATAATTATATCTAAACAAAGCGCTATTGTCCACTTCAGACAATAGCGCTTTGTTTTCGTCTTATTTAATGATCCTTACACGCTCTTCCAATGGTTTGAATTCTTTATCACCAGCTGGCATTGTCGGTTTACCGAATGGCATCTGTCCACGAAGCTTCCAGTTGGATGGGATATCCCACTCTTTTTGAATCGCTTCATCAACCAATGGGTTATAATGCTGCAGGCTCGCGCCAAGTCCTTCCATTTCCAGCGCAGTCCAGACAACAAGCTGATGCATACCAGAGGTCTGTTCAGACCAAATCGGGAAGTTGTCTGCATAGAGTGCGAATTGCTCCTGCAAACCTTTTACAACCGTCTCATCTTCGAAGAATAGCACTGTGCCATATCCATTGCGGAATGATGCGATTTTCTCTTCTGTTGGTGCAAAGTTGTCAGCCGGCACGACTGCACGAAGCTGTTCTTCTGTTATATCCCAGAAACGGTCATGCTTGTCTCCAAGAAGTACGATGGCACGTGTGCTTTGGGAGTTGAACGCAGATGGCGTGTATTTAACTGCAAACTCCACAATCTCCTGAATACGCTCATCAGAAATAGGAGACTCCTTAGCTA from Terribacillus sp. FSL K6-0262 encodes:
- a CDS encoding lysozyme family protein, producing the protein MKKKRNRKKQSLLYAFGTVLLFGLGLFFFLFFLSVVVDNSGREQKEGRMLSEDVLAYRDTIEQELAGAGQESLAPLVLSIMMQESGGRGDDPMQASESKCGEPGCIQDPEESIAYGIDHFLDMLKKANGEQDVAIQAYNFGPGFIGFVNENGGVFSEELAIQFSQEQYAKLDNPEDYRCIRPESEELDACYGDIHYVKAVYSYLPAAEAAYK
- a CDS encoding YfhO family protein is translated as MKRRWKVVLLVSAALTFAILVHMHFIREYLDGRIMLGPNDGMAQMLPFKQHLYEQYTQGNLFYSFSFGLGGGIYSQLAYYFSTSIVYLLTMLVIKVLDIANVIGNPDVITWAKAILPVSIIRLTTALLLAVAVFRYIRIPFLPAFAGACFYAGSAIYFRHVVYWEFFSNAFLWLPLLVLGVEKIIRERKPYWFIAAVAISVFDNFYFSYINFIFIGIYVIARWVIKLSEDELPIRSQLLYFIPALLLGFGIGSISFIPSVYAFLNNYRPAFDDPIPFYGNEDNILFTSRTLLVPALFVILVCVAGFYRNKLFRLFALLSILFIFFQGSPRIASIFNGFSAPQYRFEYLSMFVIAGTIAVGLTLLPKVRKAHLLLAIGLAVLLYGLHLRHDVTLDWEDDWARYVWRGVALVMAAFLIYTFKRKAWMLGLCLIVVFATYIPLINAHQEKQLSGAGNVEDSTLQFLKSDKYASSEQQELIQDVLESDGTFTRLEWKTDNRNNTNLVQSFPGVSIYSSILNKELLFFYYYDLNIDMKRESVSRYSGFGNRANLYGLLNGKYIMYDKQEPIDAPYGFEPYMASSNYVVYRNDNMLPFAKVSDDVFQEKDLESHTPLEREHAMLDGIVLADGESSEDADSLPDLMDQVTVEAAGGTYQDGQLQVDEEEGGLDLRLDEGLPQTGDYYISFYLKNNDPSAPLYDLAVNEFKTDRKSQQSIYRTKVDDLTIRVKAADTIRIRLPKGNYTIKDFQLQHEDYQKLEETAAEAEEIPFLIHNNQVIVDYDNQQNGEDYLKIPVPYEKGWQVSVNGEKQELLKADYAFLGVKLQDGENHIVFTYRPPFWNILIVLCLGSLLLSLGWGWLLRKRHMAGEKGEKEA
- a CDS encoding GtrA family protein is translated as MKKIWKLEFTRFIIVGVLNTICYYLVYLLFYQLADVHYLVSHWIGIIISMVFSFFLNSYFTYGVRPTWRKFFQFPLTQAVNITVSSVLVYIFIEGFGWNGTVAPIAAVFFTVPITFVITSKIMKSGREDVTNEA
- a CDS encoding glycosyltransferase family 2 protein, whose protein sequence is MAGRLLSVIVPSFNEAENVKVFYDELAKELQYSSYDYEVIYVDDGSSDTTLLELKELADMHYNVRYLSFTRNFGKEAAILAGFQHAQGDCAVVIDADLQHPVSLLHELLAGFEEGYDQVIARRNRKGESFPRKVISTMYYKIINRFIDVRIQNGVGDFRLLSRRAIDALLILSEGNRFSKGLFSWIGFEQKTVYYDNVCRQNGKSKWSFGKLLDYGIDGIVSFNTKPLRACLYAGFIVLFLSLAYILYTFVEVLVRGVVTPGYFTLITAILFLGGVQLVSLGVIGEYIGRIYNETKRRPHYLVKDTNIEARKHYEKNMEA
- a CDS encoding HAD hydrolase family protein — translated: MLHADAVKKSQQKRGWNHRQQSIEGKCTEKPAKKLDFSKGEIIAVGDSMNDRIVLETAGTKVVLGNAAEEVKQHCD
- a CDS encoding NAD(P)/FAD-dependent oxidoreductase, translating into MRNDFIYDVIIIGGGTTGLYTSFYTKLRRMTTLLIEASSDFGGKVAQFYPEKQIYDVGAYPVATGEEMVGKLLEQSRSAEPEVVSGEFVEQVRKQQNDIFEVGTTAGKLYMARTIILACGMGTYQMKPLRLAEAPLYEGKNLHYYLKSAERFRDMRVTVYAMNRTGIDWAMALEKTAKEVTLLNQQDYFLYTPPHVIEALEETSIQVKYNHKVTKLIGNSGGLHTLLVDQEGLQMMHETDALLYYENVNLTQTPFASWGIETDKNKVIVDRAMATNVPGIYAAGDAVQYPNKNMLIATGFAEAITAVNSAKLYLDPSASAQVYSTIEYHKNRG